Proteins from a genomic interval of Zingiber officinale cultivar Zhangliang chromosome 2A, Zo_v1.1, whole genome shotgun sequence:
- the LOC122044189 gene encoding agamous-like MADS-box protein AGL62 gives MKKTSRGRRRIAMEAIENAAARQVCFSKRRAGVFKKAAELSVLCGAEIAVLAFSPSGKPFFFGHPSVDSVLAHFFSAWPAPPRPHHPLAGAPVQALGREESQLAELLEEERRRK, from the coding sequence ATGAAGAAGACGAGCAGAGGCCGTCGAAGGATCGCGATGGAGGCGATCGAGAATGCGGCTGCGCGGCAGGTGTGCTTCTCCAAGCGCCGCGCCGGCGTGTTCAAGAAGGCGGCCGAGCTCTCCGTCCTCTGCGGCGCCGAGATCGCCGTCCTCGCCTTCTCCCCCAGCGGCAAGCCCTTCTTCTTCGGCCACCCCTCCGTCGACTCCGTGCTCGCCCACTTCTTCTCCGCCTGGCCTGCTCCCCCTAGGCCGCACCACCCCCTCGCTGGGGCCCCGGTTCAGGCGCTCGGCCGGGAGGAATCGCAGCTCGCGGAGCTGCtcgaggaggagaggaggaggaagtga
- the LOC122042928 gene encoding cysteine proteinase inhibitor A-like — translation MEEPKPGGIHDSDESTQNSAEIEGLALFAVQQYNKTANGPPVELERVVKVKEQVVAGVMYYLTLEVKEGEEKKLYEAKVWVKPWMNFKELQEFNPVETQSQVDDAAAAAAVIN, via the exons ATGGAGGAGCCGAAGCCGGGAGGAATCCACGACTCTGATGAATCCACTCAGAATAGCGCAGAGATCGAAGGTCTTGCTCTCTTCGCCGTTCAACAATACAACAAGACGGCG AATGGTCCTCCAGTGGAGCTGGAGAGGGTGGTGAAAGTGAAGGAGCAGGTGGTGGCCGGTGTGATGTACTACCTCACGCTGGAGGTGAAGGAGGGCGAGGAGAAGAAGCTGTATGAAGCCAAAGTCTGGGTGAAGCCATGGATGAACTTCAAGGAGCTGCAAGAGTTCAATCCTGTAGAAACACAAAGTCAAGTTGAtgatgctgctgctgctgctgcagtaattaattaa